Proteins co-encoded in one Gossypium arboreum isolate Shixiya-1 chromosome 11, ASM2569848v2, whole genome shotgun sequence genomic window:
- the LOC128284415 gene encoding uncharacterized protein LOC128284415 has product MAASYHARSNSLPSRQHPIASQIDVNLNRLRTSQSASTSSSIGHNLNGLQDLHECVDVLLQFPLTQREMVEELLDGSLMLLDVCTTAKDALLQTKECTQELQSILRRRRGAEGLANEFRKYLTSRKAMKKAICKALKNLKHIQNKLSTPGENGAVISILRDVEAVTISVLESVLSFISGSEAESKSSRWSLVSKLMHRKKVMCEEEQKANEILSVEAAVRSCIKSENMKHVENVQKELQSSELSIQDLEEGLETLSRRMIKTRVTVLNIISR; this is encoded by the coding sequence ATGGCAGCCTCTTACCATGCTCGATCAAACAGCTTGCCCTCAAGGCAACACCCAATCGCTTCACAAATCGACGTCAACTTGAACCGATTGAGGACATCCCAATCAGCCTCTACATCATCATCGATAGGCCACAATCTAAATGGTCTTCAGGATTTGCATGAATGTGTTGATGTATTGCTTCAATTTCCCCTCACTCAAAGGGAAATGGTTGAAGAGCTCTTGGATGGATCTCTCATGCTCTTGGATGTATGTACCACTGCTAAGGATGCCTTGTTGCAGACAAAGGAATGCACACAAGAGCTTCAATCAATTTTGCGCAGAAGACGTGGAGCCGAAGGGCTTGCTAATGAGTTTAGGAAATACTTAACATCTAGGAAAGCCATGAAAAAGGCAATCTGCAAGGCCTTAAAGAACTTGAAGCATATACAGAATAAACTCAGTACTCCTGGCGAGAATGGAGCTGTGATTAGCATCTTAAGAGATGTAGAAGCAGTTACCATCAGCGTGCTAGAATCCGTATTGTCCTTTATTTCAGGGTCAGAGGCAGAATCAAAATCGAGCCGTTGGTCGCTGGTTTCGAAGCTAATGCACCGGAAGAAAGTAATGTGCGAGGAAGAACAGAAAGCAAATGAAATTCTGAGTGTTGAAGCTGCAGTGCGTTCCTGCATCAAATCCGAAAACATGAAGCATGTCGAGAACGTACAAAAGGAGCTTCAAAGCTCAGAGTTGAGCATCCAAGATCTTGAAGAAGGCCTTGAAACCCTCTCCAGGCGTATGATCAAAACTAGAGTTACTGTTCTTAATATCATCAGCCGTTAA
- the LOC108472368 gene encoding uncharacterized protein LOC108472368 has product MAATRSNSFPRSSRQHPLATEVNEHLNRLRSSKEASTSSTLISHKLNGFQDLYDCVVKFLQLPLSHHALAHECADELLDGSLRLLDLCSTAKDIVLQTKESTNELQSALRRRKIGESEIVSEVRKYISSRKVSKKTIHKALGNLKVIQRKNTVSPLETVSMLKEIEAVTCSMFEDLLSLISGPKPGSVGVLQIGCEDAARNVNEFEKVDVALKSFGTTKSDIINLEMQNQLKGLELFIQDLEDGLECLFRCMIKARVSLLNILTL; this is encoded by the exons ATGGCAGCCACTCGATCCAACAGTTTCCCCCGCTCATCTAGACAACACCCACTAGCAACAGAAGTTAATGAGCATTTGAATAGATTGAGGTCTTCTAAAGAGGCATCTACTTCATCAACATTAATAAGCCATAAACTAAATGGCTTTCAAgatttgtatgattgtgttgttaAGTTTCTTCAGCTGCCTCTGTCCCACCATGCTTTAGCCCATGAATGTGCTGATGAGTTGTTGGATGGTTCTCTTAGACTCCTCGACCTTTGCAGCACTGCTAAAGATATTGTGCTGCAAACAAAAGAAAGCACAAATGAACTTCAATCGGCTTTGCGTCGAAGGAAAATCGGTGAATCCGAGATTGTAAGTGAAGTGAGGAAATACATAAGCTCCAGGAAAGTTTCCAAAAAGACTATCCACAAGGCATTGGGAAACTTGAAGGTCATACAAAGGAAAAACACAGTCTCACCTTTAGAAACTGTTAGCATGCTGAAGGAGATCGAAGCAGTGACATGTTCTATGTTTGAGGATTTGTTATCTCTCATCTCCGGACCAAAGCCTGGAA gcgtgggggtgttacaaataggGTGCGAAGATGCTGCAAGAAACGTGAATGAATTCGAAAAGGTTGATGTTGCTTTGAAATCCTTCGGAACAACCAAATCTGATATCATAAATCTTGAGATGCAAAACCAGCTAAAAGGCTTGGAGCTGTTTATTCAAGATCTTGAAGATGGACTTGAATGCCTCTTCAGGTGTATGATCAAAGCAAGAGTCTCGCTTCTTAACATCCTTACCCTGTAA